The region GTCTCCCTGCCCACCGTGAAAAAGCACCTGGTGCGCGCCTACACGGAATGCCTGATGCTGGCGGCCGCCTGATGTTCGGCCCATCCCCTTCCATTCCCATCGCGCGCAAGGTGCTGGCCGCCGCCGCCCACTGGCACGTGGAACGCCAGTGCGGCAGCGCCGACCCGGCCGCCCTGCAGGCATGGCGCGACGCCAGCGCCGAGCATGAACGGGCCTGGGAACTGCTGCAGCGTATGGACGGCCAGCTGGGCGCAATACCGTCAGCGCTGGCGATTCCCGCGCTGCAGGCGGCGCAGCAGCGCCGGCGCGCGGCCGCCAAAATACTCGCCCTGCTGGTGGCGGCCGGCGGCGGCATCGCGCTGGGCCAGGCGGGCCTGCAATCGGGCCCATGGCAAGCACTGACGGCATCCTTGCGCACGGCGCCGGGCCAGCGCCGCCACGTCACCCTGGCCGATGGCGGGCGCCTGGAAGTGAATACGGATAGCGCCCTGGATGTCGCTTGCAGTGCCACGCACCGCCGCATCCGCCTGCATCACGGCGAAATCATCATCACGACGGCGCCCGACCCACGCCCCTTCCTCGTCGACACGCCGCACGGCGTGATCCGCGCGCTCGGCACGCGCTTCGGCGTGCGCTGTGACGGCGATGGCAGCACGGTCAGTGTCTACGAACATGCCGTGGAAGTGCGCTGCGCGGCGCGCCCGGACGCCTTGCGCCGCCTGGAAGCGGGACAGCAGCTGCGTTTCAGCGCAACCGGCGCGGATGACGTGCAGATCATGCCTGCGCACCAGGACAGCTGGCTGCGCGGCATGCTGGTAGCCGCCGACTGGCCCCTGCAACGGCTGGTGCGGGAACTGGCGCGCTACCGGCGCGGACGTCTCGTCTGCGATGCTGGCGTAGCGCGGCGCCCCGTCACGGGCACCTACCGCCTCGACGATATCGACGCCGTGCTGGAAAGCCTGTGCGCCTCGCACGGGCTGCAAGTGACGTACTTCACGCGCTACTGGGCCACGGTGGCGGCCCGCGCCACATAATTATTTTCAGTTTTTTTTGCGCCAGGGGTTGGTGTTTCGCTGCGCTGCTTCGGCTTCATAGATAAGTAGCCGATTCATCCTCCATTGACCATACCCTGAACAGAAAGACCGAGCATGCAGCTGACCACCCCCGTCCTCCATCCCGCCGCGCGCGCCATCCGCCTGGCCGTCCTCGCCATGGCGTGCGCCGCCCCCGCCGCCTTTGTCGCCGCCCCCGCCCTGGCGCAAGGCCAGGCTGCCGCGGCGGCACCGCAAGCCTACGCCATTGTGGCCGGTCCGCTGGCCACGGCCCTGAACGACTTTGCCGTCGCCGCCGGCGTCAGCCTGTCGACCGATCCCGCGCAGACACGCGGCCTGCGCTCGCCGGGCGTGCGCGGCAGCTTCAATGTCGGCCAGGGTTTTGCCCAGGTGCTGGCCGGCAGCGGCCTGGAAGCCGTGCAGCTACCGAACGGCGCCTACGTGCTGCGCCAGGCGGCGCCAGCGTCCGCAGCGGCGGCCGGCACGGAAAAGACCATGGCGCCCGTGACCGTCAGCGCGAGCATGGAGCGCGACCCCGTCAGTGAACACAGCAACTCGTACGCGGCGCGCGCCGTCACCGTCGGCAAGGGCGTGCAAACCCTGCGCGAAATTCCGTTATCCGTCAGCGTCATCACGCGCCAGAAGATGGACGACCAGAACCTCAACACCATCGACGCCGTACTGGCCAACACCACCGGCATCACCATGTACGACAGCCCCATGGGCGGGCGTTATGTGTATTCGCGCGGCTTCATGGTCGACACTTACCAGTTCGATGGCGTCAACCGCGCCATGTTCTACCCGCAGGCGAACAGTTTTACCAGCAATACGGCCATGCTCGATCGCGTCGAAATCGTGCGCGGCGCCACAGGCCTGTTGCAGGGCACCGGTTCGCCGGGCGCCGCCATCAACATGGTGCGCAAGCGCCCGCTGGCGGAAAAGCAGGTGCAACTGGCGCTCAGCGCGGGCCGCTGGAACGACGTGCGCGGCGAAATCGACGTCACCGGCCCCTTGAACGAGTCGGGCAGCATCCGCGGCCGTGTCGTGGCCGCGCACGACCAGCGCGATTATTTTTATGACGTGGCCGACAGCCGCACCGACGTGCTGTACGGCGTGCTGGAATTCGACCTGGCGCCGGGCAGCAAGCTGACAACGGGCGCCAGCTACGAGAAACTGAAATCGACGCCGTTTTTCTCCGGCATGCCCCGCTACCTCGATGGCAGCGACCCGAAACTGCCCCGGTCGACCTACCTGGGCGCGGACTGGAACCGCTGGGACAGCCGCCAGACGGCCGCCTTCGCCGAATTCGAACACCGCTTCGATGCCGACTGGTCGCTCAAGGCCAGCGCCAACTACACGCGCGAACAGCATGACGTGAAATACATGTTCAACCTGGGCGCGCTCAATCCCGCCACCATGGCCGGCATGATGATGTACGCGGGCGTGTTCGACTACGGCACCACCAACAAGGGACTCGACCTGTCGCTCGATGGCAAATTCAACGCCTTCGGCCGCCGCCACGGCTTCAGCGCCGGCGTCAGCACGAACCGGCTGGAAAGCGACAGCGATTACAGCCTGGCCATGATGAAGCTGCCCAATAGCGCGCTGCAACCGAATCACGGCGTGGCGGAACCGAGCGATGCCTGGATACGCGAGAAACAATATGGCGGCGGCCACAGCCTGACCACCATGACACAGACGGGTGCCTATGGCGTGGCCCGATTCAGCGTCAGCGACCCGCTCACCGTGGTGGCGGGCGCGCGCGTATCGAATTTCAAATCAACCAGCGTGTACCGCGACACGGGCGAGGTATATCTCGATCCGTCCCGCGAAAACGGCGTCGTCACGCCGTATGGCGGCGTCATTTACGCGTTCGACAAGCGCTGGTCCGGCTACGCCAGCGTTTCCGACATCTTCCAGCCGCAAAACCAGCGCACGGCCGAAGGCGCCCTGCTTGAGCCGCTGAAAGGGCGCAACCTGGAGGTGGGCGTGAAAGGTGAACTGTTCGATGGCAAGGTCAATACCTCGCTGGCGCTGTTCCGCATCGAACAGCGCAACCGCGCCGAGGCCGATCTGGTCAATATCTGCACCAGCGGCACGGAATGCTATTTCTCGACCGGCAAGGTGCGCAGCGAAGGCGTCGATGCGGAAATCAGCGGCGAAGTGACGCCGGGCTGGCAGCTTTTCGCCGGCTACACCCTGAACAACTTCAAATACCTGGAGCAGACGTCGGACGCAGGCGTGATGTTCGCCAGTACCTACTCGCCGCGCCACATGCTGCGCGCGTGGAGCGACTACCGCCTGCCCGGCGCCTTGCAGAAGTGGAGCGTGGGCGGCGGCGTGAACTTCCAGACGGAGAGCTCGCGCACGACGCGCGACGTGAAGGTGGCGCAAGGCGCGTATGCCTTGTGGAGCGCGCGCGCCGCCTACCAGATCGACCGCAACTGGACGGCGTCGCTGTCCGTGACGAACTTGCTCGACAAGCGCTACTACCAGACGGTGAGCGCGCCGGCGTGGGGCAATTTCTATGGCGAGCCGCGCAAGGCGCAACTGACCTTGCGCGCGCGGTTCTAATCCAGCTTATGCCGGAGGACGCAATGGCGCCTTCGGCAGCGGGATGAATTCCGTCTCGCCCGGCACGCTCCCCATGCGCTGGGCGGTCCAGTCGTCGGCCGCCTGCGACAATCGCTCCTTGCTCGACGAGACGAAATTCCAGAACAGGAAGCGGTGGCCGTCCAGCGGCTCGCCGCCGATCACGACGAACTGCACCGGGCCGCCGCCTGCCGTCACCACGGGCGCGGCACCAGCTTCCAGCAAGGCCATGGTGTGCGGCACCAGCGCCACGCCATCGACCAGCACATCCCCGCTGATCGGATAAATCGCCGCTTCCGGCGGCAAGCCTTCCAGGCGCAACTCGCGCCCTGCCTGCAGCGCCACGTCCAGGTACACCGTCTGCATGTAGGTGCGCACGGGCGAGGTCTGGCCAAAGGCCGTGCCGATCAACACCTTCACGACGGCGCCATCGAGCGGCACGACGGGAATGTCGGCCTGCGGCGTGTGCGTGAAACTCGGTTCATCCTCTTCGTGCGCCTTCGGCAGCGCGGCCCACAGCTGCAAGCCGTGCGTGCGGTGCGGCTGGCCCGCCAGGTCCTGCGGCGTGCGTTCCGAATGCACGATGCCGCGCCCGGCCGTCATCCAGTTGATGGCGCCCGGTTCGATGCGCTGGTACGAGCCGATGCTGTCGCGGTGGTCGATCGCGCCCTCGAACAGGTAGGTGACGGTGGCCAGGCCGATATGCGGATGCGGACGCACGTCGTGGTTGGCGTCGGGCGCCACGTCGATGGGGCCGAAATGGTCAAAGAAAATGAAAGGGCCGACGGCCTGCTTGGCTGCGGAAGGCAACAGGCGGCGCACGACGAAGCCGCCGCCCAGGTCCTTTTCGTGACTTTTCAGGATGGCCGCGCTCATGCCAGCACCGTGGTGATTTCCGTGGTGACGGCCGTCATCAGCTTGTGGATCGGGCATTTTCCGGCGGCCGACAGCAATTCCTGGCGCTGCGCCTCCGTCAACTCGCCCGTCAGGTGCAGGGTGGTGGCCAGGCGGTACACGCCCTTGCGCTCTTCGCTGGCGTCGCGCTCGGTCGACACTTCCACGTGTTCCAGGGGGATGCCCTTGTGTTTGGCGTACCAGACGACGGTGAGCGCCTTGCAGGCCGACAGGGCCGCGTCGTACAGGTCGTGCGGCGACGGGCCGGCGTCGCCGCCCCCTTCGGCCACCGAGGCGTCGGTGGAAATGATGTGATCGCGCACGTGCACGATGTGGCGCATGGCTTGCGACTGGTCGCGGATGGCTTTGATGGTCATGGCGTTCCTGGGTGCGTTTGGAAAGCCACAATTTACACCGTTTGCCCGCTTTGCGCAGCCTGCCGCCCCACTACCTGATCATTCGATACGGAACAGGGCATCGGTGGGCCGACGAAGACGATGGACGCTCCGGCACGGCCAAGGTGCATGCAGCATCCCTCAAGATGACCGATATGATAATGAGTCAGTCGAGCGTGCGCGCCACCCTGAAGCCGACGATGTCGTTCGACAGCACCGTGGAAAAGCCGTTGCGCAGGGCCGAGCGCAAATAGCGCGGGTGGTACAGCCACGAGCCGCCGCGCAGGATGCGCCGGCTGCTGTCGGCGCCCTCTTCCCACGCGCTGCCGTCGACGGGCGCTCCGTCGTAATTGTCGTGCACCACGTCCTGCACCCATTCCCACACATTGCCATGCATGTCGAACAGGCCCCAGGAATTCGGCGCAAACGTACCCAGCGGCGTGGTGCCGCCCCGGTACACGCCGCGCGGGCCGCCGTTGTACACGTACAGGCCGTCGTAGTTGGCTTGCTCGGTGCTGATCGTGTCGCCCACGTTGAAGGCAGTGCGCGTGCCGGCGCGGCATGCGTACTCCCATTCCGCTTCGCTGGGCAGGCGGTACCGCCGGCCCGTGCGTTCGCTCATCCACGCCAGGTACAGCTGCGCGTCATTCCAGCTCACGCCGACCACCGGATGCAGGTCGGTTTGCACGAAACCGGGATTGTCCCAGTCCGTTTCCGATCCGCCCGCCCAGCCGGTCGCCTTGACGAATGCGCGCCATTCGCCCACGCTGACGGGGTGGCGCGCCAGCGCGAACGGGCGCTCGATGCCGACCCAGTGCTGCGGCATCTCGCGTTCGAGCCAGGACTGCTGCGAGCCGGCCTGGATGGCGGCCTTGTGTTCCGTCTCGTGCGCGCCCATCTGGAAGCGGCCGCTGGGAATGAGCACCAGTTCCGGGCCCTGTCCCGCGCCATCGAGAAAGTCATCGCGCAAGATGCCTTCCGCATTGGCCACCGGTTCCGCGTGTTCCGTTTCCAGCGCTGGCGCGGATGCCGGCGCAGGGACGGATGCGGTCGCGGCGCGGCTGGCCTCTTCGCGGCGCGCGCGTTCCTGTTCCGCGCGGTAGGCCGCCTCCGCCTTGGCGACGATGGCCTTGCGCTGCAATTCCTGGTGTTCCTGCAAGGCCGTGGCGGCATCGGCTTCGCGGCGCGCGCGCAACTGGCCGCGCAGCGCTTCCTTGCGCAGCTTGCGCGCCTCTTCCGCTTCGAAATGGCGCTGCGCCTCCTGCTCGCGGCGCAGCTTGTCCTGGCGCTGCTTTTCCAGCGCGGCCGCCTGGATTTCCGCCTTGCGACGCTGATCCAGTTCTTCCTGGCGTATGCGGGCCCGCTTGATCTCTTCCTCGCGCGCCTGTTCGGCGGCCAGCGCCGCCTCCCGCTGTTGCTGCGCCTGCTGCGCCGCGCGTGCCTGCTGCTGGCGCGCCTGTTCCGCCAGTTCTTCGGGCGACGGCCCGGCGGCGCGCTCCAGGCTTTCCAGCAAGGCTTGCACGGATTGGGGCCGCAGTTCCGGCGTCAGCGAAAAACCGTTCTGCAAGACTTGCCACTGCTGCGCGTTGAGCGCTTGCGGCGCGGACGGCAAATGGCTGGCGCTGCGCGTGTCGTCGAACGGCATGCGCCCTTCGAGCATCTGATAGATCATCACGGCCACGGCATACACGTCCAGGCGCGGGCTGGGCTGGCGCTGGTTGGCGCCGGCCTCGGGCGCCCGGTAACCGTGCGTGCCCGCATTCGGCATCTCCAGCGCCAGGCTGCTGTCCGCATTGCGCACGCGCGTCGCGATGCCGTAGTCGAGCAGCTTGACGTCGCCCTTCGCCGTCAGGAAGACATTGCCCGGCTTGAGGTCGCGGTGCACCAGCTTGTGCTTTTCCCACGCATACGACAGGGCTTCGGCCACGGGCTGCAGCAGTTCCTGCACCGTGGACAGGGGCAGCGCGCCCGTGCGCGCCAGATAGTGCTCGAGGTCTTCGCCATCGAGGCATTCCATGATGATGAAATAGCTGGCCGTGGCCGGATCCTGCGCCCACTCGTAGACACGCACGATGTTTTCATGTGCGAGTTTGCGCGCCTGCGTCGCTTCCTCGATCAGCAGCTTGGCGTGCGTGGCGCTTTGCGTCAGCTGCGGCGGCAAAATCTTCAGCGCCACCATTTCACTGCTGCCCAGCTCCGCGTGTGTGGCCAGGTCGGTGGCTTGCCACACCTGCCCCATGCCGCCCGTGCCGATCAGCCGTTCGAGCCGGTAGCGGCGGTTTTGCGGACCGATTTCCTGGCCCGTCATGAAGCCCAGTTCCGTACCCTGGCGCACGGGCAGCGGCGCGGCCACAGGCGCGGCGCCGGGCGGCGCGTACTCGGCGTCGAGGATGGCGTTCTTGCGGCGTTCAAATTCCTGCTCGCTGAGCAACCCGTCGTCATGAAGGGCGCGCAGTTCCCGCAGCTTGTCTCGTGCTTTTTGCATCATCTGGGGTGAAACGCTTCCATCAAGGCTGCAGGGCGACGCCGCAGGCGGCGCAGAATTTATCTTCCGGATGGCCCGCGCGCTGCGCATGGCCGTTCTTGCAGCGGGCCGGCGCCGCTGCGGCGGCGGCACCCGGCTGCAACGCCTGCGCCACGGCCACGCCCAGCTGCGCCTGCGCCGACAGGCCATGCGCGTGCGCCGCATTTTGCAGGTTGATCAAGTCCAGCTGCTGGCGCCGTTCGCGTTCCGCCTGGCCTTCCAGATAGCTGCGCTCCTGCGCCACGCTGTCCTGCGCCATGCGCATGGCGTCCAGCGGCGCGACGCTGTTCTCGGCCGCCGCCAGCGCGGCCAGCGCGTGGATCTGTTCGGCGCTCATGCCCGCCTGCAGCTGCGTTTTCAGCACTTGCGCCAGCGCGCTTGCATTCTGCCCGGCGGCCATGGCCACCTTGCCCGTGTCGCTCAGGGAGCCGATTTTCTCGATGCGGTCGATGTCGATGCGCGCCAGTTCGGCCGCATGCGCCTGTTGCGCCAGCAAGGCTTCGTATTCACCTTTCCAGCGCGCGTAATCGCTTTCGCGCTGCTGCGCCATGGCCAGCAAGTCGCGCTGCCATTGCGCTTCCTGTTCCAGCTGGCGCAGCTGCTGGCGCTGTTCCTCGATGGCCAGCGCGTCGAGCTGCGCCAGCTGCGTTTGCTGCTGCAGCTGGCGCGCGTGCACGCCGTCGGCCTCGATGGTGCGCAACAGCTTTTCCTGCTGCGCGATGGCGTCTTCGCGCGCGCCGCCGCGCCGCAGCGCCGCCACTTTTTCCGCGATTTCCGCCGCCTGCACTTGGGCCGCTTCATCCTTGTGCGCCTCGGCGCGCAGCAATTCGCGCTGGCGCGCCAGCTGCATCTGGTCTTCCCACTCCTGCACCCGCTCCGCTTCGCGCTTGCGCGCCGCATTCGCCAGCATCAGGCCCTGCCACGCAGCCTGGTGCTGCTCGGCCTCCAGCTGCGCCTCACGCTGGGCCGCATCCGCTTCCGCCTGACGCAGGCGCGCCAGCTGGGTGCGGCGGCCCGTCTCGTCGTCGATCAGCAGCGCGCTTTCCACTTGCTGCGCGATCGACTGCAAGTGCACCTGATGCGTAAAGCGCTGCTGCGCCAGCTGGATCTGTTCGCGCCCGTGCAGCTGCGACAGTTCCAGCTCGCTGCGCATCTTGATGGCGGCCAGCGCCCGCACGTGTTCCCAGTTGGCCGCTTCATCGGCGCGCTGCGCCCCTTTTTGCGCCAGTTCTTGTTCCAGCTCGCCCAGCGCCAGCGCGGCGCCGTGGTCGAGCGCCTGACGCCGCGATTTCGCTTCCAGGATGCGGCCATACAGGTCGATCTGGCGCCCGCGCAGCGCTTGCAGGCGCTCCGCTTCCTGGTGGTTCAGTTCCGCCTTTTCCACCGTCGCATCCTGCTGCAATTCCGCGCGGCGGTGCGCGTGGCGCGCCGCCAGTTCCTCGCGGCGGATGCGCTGCCACTCTTCCTCGTCATACAGCTGGT is a window of Janthinobacterium rivuli DNA encoding:
- a CDS encoding FecR domain-containing protein, with the protein product MFGPSPSIPIARKVLAAAAHWHVERQCGSADPAALQAWRDASAEHERAWELLQRMDGQLGAIPSALAIPALQAAQQRRRAAAKILALLVAAGGGIALGQAGLQSGPWQALTASLRTAPGQRRHVTLADGGRLEVNTDSALDVACSATHRRIRLHHGEIIITTAPDPRPFLVDTPHGVIRALGTRFGVRCDGDGSTVSVYEHAVEVRCAARPDALRRLEAGQQLRFSATGADDVQIMPAHQDSWLRGMLVAADWPLQRLVRELARYRRGRLVCDAGVARRPVTGTYRLDDIDAVLESLCASHGLQVTYFTRYWATVAARAT
- a CDS encoding TonB-dependent siderophore receptor, with product MQLTTPVLHPAARAIRLAVLAMACAAPAAFVAAPALAQGQAAAAAPQAYAIVAGPLATALNDFAVAAGVSLSTDPAQTRGLRSPGVRGSFNVGQGFAQVLAGSGLEAVQLPNGAYVLRQAAPASAAAAGTEKTMAPVTVSASMERDPVSEHSNSYAARAVTVGKGVQTLREIPLSVSVITRQKMDDQNLNTIDAVLANTTGITMYDSPMGGRYVYSRGFMVDTYQFDGVNRAMFYPQANSFTSNTAMLDRVEIVRGATGLLQGTGSPGAAINMVRKRPLAEKQVQLALSAGRWNDVRGEIDVTGPLNESGSIRGRVVAAHDQRDYFYDVADSRTDVLYGVLEFDLAPGSKLTTGASYEKLKSTPFFSGMPRYLDGSDPKLPRSTYLGADWNRWDSRQTAAFAEFEHRFDADWSLKASANYTREQHDVKYMFNLGALNPATMAGMMMYAGVFDYGTTNKGLDLSLDGKFNAFGRRHGFSAGVSTNRLESDSDYSLAMMKLPNSALQPNHGVAEPSDAWIREKQYGGGHSLTTMTQTGAYGVARFSVSDPLTVVAGARVSNFKSTSVYRDTGEVYLDPSRENGVVTPYGGVIYAFDKRWSGYASVSDIFQPQNQRTAEGALLEPLKGRNLEVGVKGELFDGKVNTSLALFRIEQRNRAEADLVNICTSGTECYFSTGKVRSEGVDAEISGEVTPGWQLFAGYTLNNFKYLEQTSDAGVMFASTYSPRHMLRAWSDYRLPGALQKWSVGGGVNFQTESSRTTRDVKVAQGAYALWSARAAYQIDRNWTASLSVTNLLDKRYYQTVSAPAWGNFYGEPRKAQLTLRARF
- a CDS encoding pirin family protein: MSAAILKSHEKDLGGGFVVRRLLPSAAKQAVGPFIFFDHFGPIDVAPDANHDVRPHPHIGLATVTYLFEGAIDHRDSIGSYQRIEPGAINWMTAGRGIVHSERTPQDLAGQPHRTHGLQLWAALPKAHEEDEPSFTHTPQADIPVVPLDGAVVKVLIGTAFGQTSPVRTYMQTVYLDVALQAGRELRLEGLPPEAAIYPISGDVLVDGVALVPHTMALLEAGAAPVVTAGGGPVQFVVIGGEPLDGHRFLFWNFVSSSKERLSQAADDWTAQRMGSVPGETEFIPLPKAPLRPPA
- a CDS encoding OsmC family protein, whose product is MTIKAIRDQSQAMRHIVHVRDHIISTDASVAEGGGDAGPSPHDLYDAALSACKALTVVWYAKHKGIPLEHVEVSTERDASEERKGVYRLATTLHLTGELTEAQRQELLSAAGKCPIHKLMTAVTTEITTVLA
- a CDS encoding SUMF1/EgtB/PvdO family nonheme iron enzyme; protein product: MMQKARDKLRELRALHDDGLLSEQEFERRKNAILDAEYAPPGAAPVAAPLPVRQGTELGFMTGQEIGPQNRRYRLERLIGTGGMGQVWQATDLATHAELGSSEMVALKILPPQLTQSATHAKLLIEEATQARKLAHENIVRVYEWAQDPATASYFIIMECLDGEDLEHYLARTGALPLSTVQELLQPVAEALSYAWEKHKLVHRDLKPGNVFLTAKGDVKLLDYGIATRVRNADSSLALEMPNAGTHGYRAPEAGANQRQPSPRLDVYAVAVMIYQMLEGRMPFDDTRSASHLPSAPQALNAQQWQVLQNGFSLTPELRPQSVQALLESLERAAGPSPEELAEQARQQQARAAQQAQQQREAALAAEQAREEEIKRARIRQEELDQRRKAEIQAAALEKQRQDKLRREQEAQRHFEAEEARKLRKEALRGQLRARREADAATALQEHQELQRKAIVAKAEAAYRAEQERARREEASRAATASVPAPASAPALETEHAEPVANAEGILRDDFLDGAGQGPELVLIPSGRFQMGAHETEHKAAIQAGSQQSWLEREMPQHWVGIERPFALARHPVSVGEWRAFVKATGWAGGSETDWDNPGFVQTDLHPVVGVSWNDAQLYLAWMSERTGRRYRLPSEAEWEYACRAGTRTAFNVGDTISTEQANYDGLYVYNGGPRGVYRGGTTPLGTFAPNSWGLFDMHGNVWEWVQDVVHDNYDGAPVDGSAWEEGADSSRRILRGGSWLYHPRYLRSALRNGFSTVLSNDIVGFRVARTLD